One stretch of Elusimicrobiota bacterium DNA includes these proteins:
- a CDS encoding cyclic nucleotide-binding domain-containing protein produces MDEIFTFLKNHLYFSTLTDEEQKEFSSILDIQNFKKNDVIFKQGELGDRLYIVKDGMVRIFIIDNDDDHTIAVMKPGDIFGELALYDTQPRSAYSSALTSATLLVITREKFEELKKKNSQVASKVLQIMLKVLSKRLRLTTQKLYGQF; encoded by the coding sequence ATGGACGAGATATTTACTTTTCTAAAAAACCATCTTTATTTTTCAACACTTACGGATGAAGAACAAAAAGAGTTCAGTTCAATACTTGATATTCAGAACTTCAAAAAGAACGATGTTATATTCAAACAAGGTGAATTAGGCGACCGTCTTTATATTGTAAAAGACGGGATGGTAAGAATATTTATTATAGACAACGATGACGACCACACGATTGCGGTAATGAAACCTGGCGATATTTTTGGCGAACTCGCTTTGTATGATACACAACCGCGTTCTGCATATTCTTCGGCGCTCACTTCTGCAACCCTTTTAGTAATCACTCGTGAAAAATTTGAAGAACTGAAAAAGAAAAACTCTCAGGTTGCCTCCAAAGTACTCCAGATAATGTTGAAAGTGCTCTCCAAACGGCTTCGGCTTACCACACAGAAACTCTACGGCCAGTTTTAA
- a CDS encoding A24 family peptidase — protein MLLDTILLIFLSISIYTDIKYRKIYNFITFPAVILGLGFNFFYSGLPGLKDSLAGFAAGFLFLFIFYLLGGIGAGDVKFMAAVGSLKGFEFVVRGGFYGAILGGIVAIIVLFFRKNFLGTLKKLFYALISLVTFRTPESLKFDESQSVYLPYTVFLALGMFLRWIITTECR, from the coding sequence GTGCTATTAGATACAATCCTCCTGATTTTTCTGTCAATTTCTATCTATACCGATATTAAATACCGAAAGATTTATAATTTTATTACATTCCCTGCTGTAATTTTAGGGCTAGGTTTCAATTTTTTTTATTCGGGTCTACCGGGCTTAAAAGATTCGCTGGCTGGTTTTGCGGCTGGCTTTTTATTTCTGTTTATTTTTTATCTGTTAGGCGGAATTGGTGCAGGTGATGTAAAATTTATGGCTGCGGTTGGCTCACTTAAAGGTTTTGAGTTTGTTGTAAGAGGCGGTTTTTACGGTGCGATATTAGGCGGGATTGTGGCAATTATTGTATTATTTTTTAGAAAGAATTTTTTGGGAACACTTAAAAAATTATTTTACGCTTTAATTTCGCTTGTCACTTTTAGAACTCCGGAATCGTTAAAATTTGACGAAAGCCAGTCGGTATACCTGCCTTATACTGTGTTTCTTGCACTCGGAATGTTTCTGCGATGGATAATAACCACAGAATGCCGCTAA